A window of the Butyricimonas virosa genome harbors these coding sequences:
- a CDS encoding RNA polymerase sigma factor has protein sequence MENEEILSIFEFRYKSNNTQYVRGKQGHMIHFSEGKSFSVDELYDRFYNELVLWADTILNDMEEAEDLVQDFFVRLWEKKLNENLEGERVRSYLYVAVRNMAVRKVKDQSRIRRIPDISVVESVWENEDVTRDDMIDQVLKALDVLSPRSREVLECVHLKNMKYVEVAELLGISVATVKTLLVRSLKTLRGIVSDTALLLVLVYREDGGKRSDLGMFTKKLV, from the coding sequence TTGGAAAATGAAGAAATCTTGTCTATTTTTGAGTTTAGATATAAAAGCAATAATACTCAATACGTGCGAGGGAAACAGGGGCATATGATTCATTTTTCTGAGGGAAAATCTTTCTCTGTGGATGAGTTGTATGACCGTTTTTATAATGAATTGGTTTTGTGGGCTGATACCATATTGAATGATATGGAGGAGGCCGAGGACTTGGTACAGGATTTCTTCGTGCGATTGTGGGAGAAAAAATTGAACGAGAACCTAGAGGGAGAGCGGGTAAGGTCGTACTTGTATGTTGCCGTGCGGAATATGGCTGTCCGAAAGGTAAAAGATCAGAGCCGGATTCGGCGGATTCCGGATATATCGGTCGTGGAAAGTGTATGGGAGAATGAGGATGTAACGCGTGATGACATGATAGATCAGGTGTTGAAGGCGCTTGATGTGTTGTCACCTAGAAGCCGGGAGGTGTTGGAATGTGTGCATTTGAAGAATATGAAATATGTCGAAGTGGCGGAATTACTGGGCATATCCGTGGCTACGGTAAAAACGTTGTTGGTGCGTAGCCTGAAGACGTTGAGGGGTATTGTTTCTGATACAGCTTTGTTGTTGGTGCTTGTTTATAGGGAAGATGGCGGTAAGCGTTCAGATTTGGGAATGTTCACTAAAAAGTTAGTTTGA